From the genome of Desulfovibrio sp. JY:
AAATCGGCCAGAAGGGCCAGATGCTTCTCCATGCCGGCCTCGACCTCGATCTGGGGCAGCGAAACGAATTGCCCGGGCTCGACCTTGTCGATGATGCGTCCACCTTCGTCGGCGTAATAGAGTGTTCCTTGATACTGCACAAGATAGGAAGGGCTTTTTTCCTTCACATCCACCAGAATCGTCCCGGGCAGCACCCGCTTGACGGTCACCGCGTCGATCCAGGGTTCATGGGCCAGATCGGCCCGCATACGGTCCATGGACAGCGACAGCACGTTGACTCCCGGCGTCAGTCCGGCCACCTCGCGGATGTGCTCCTCGGACAGGCGCGAACAACCGGTGACGGACACCTGCTGCAAGGCGAAGTAGTTGACCGTGGTCAGCCAGCGGTATCCGGCAAGCAGGGCCACGCTCACGGCCAGGACCAGAGCCGACATCAGGGCCATGGAAAAAACCCGGGTGCAAAGCCGGCCCATGCCGCCAAGGCTCACCGTGGGCATGTGCAGCGAGCACTCGCCGCGCACGTTGTTACGGTTGCGGTTACCCTTGGACTTCACCACACGGCTTTTGACCGTCACCCGTGGTGCAGCACCCGAATAGCCGTTGCGGCGACGCTTTGACGAGCCTCCCCCAAGTCCCGACAGCGCTCCTACCCTGACGTTCATGGCACGATCCTCACTTCCGGTTCCAGTTCCTGACCGCTTCGCGCCAAAACGGCCTTTCGGGCCGATTCGAGCAGCGAAAATGCCTCCCCCCCTGTTCCCCCACCACAATTTACCAAAAAATTGGCATGCTTATCCGAAAACGCCATATTCCCGAGCCGCTTTCCCTTAAATCCCGCTTCCGTCAGGAGCTGCCAAGCCGACGCCCCGGGCGGATTCTTGAACACGCAGCCGGCCGTGGCCGCGGTGATGGGCTGGCTGGCCTTTTTTTTGGTCAGGCAGGCCACCATGTCCCGGCGGATGTC
Proteins encoded in this window:
- a CDS encoding FtsQ-type POTRA domain-containing protein; translated protein: MNVRVGALSGLGGGSSKRRRNGYSGAAPRVTVKSRVVKSKGNRNRNNVRGECSLHMPTVSLGGMGRLCTRVFSMALMSALVLAVSVALLAGYRWLTTVNYFALQQVSVTGCSRLSEEHIREVAGLTPGVNVLSLSMDRMRADLAHEPWIDAVTVKRVLPGTILVDVKEKSPSYLVQYQGTLYYADEGGRIIDKVEPGQFVSLPQIEVEAGMEKHLALLADLRRAVAEHQVPFDFGQIAWLRLSWGRGLEIRLMDPGILLCLGSKQWNRNLSRMNLVWTDLRRRGELGSVGQITAEGDKVWVEKRGNSGDAPQG